In Clostridium swellfunianum, a genomic segment contains:
- a CDS encoding FAD-dependent oxidoreductase, whose amino-acid sequence MLKTLYSDVVIIGGSLGGVSAALAAAKSGKSVIMTEDTHWIGGQLTNQAVPPDEHPWIEQFGCTASYRNFRNKIRDYYKTNYPVTEKARNNIHLNPGNAWVGKVCHEPKAALSVLNNLLAPYISAGKVTILTSCKAVSVETLKDKIISVTIRNFDSLEEYLLVAPYFLDATECGDLLPLSGTEYITGSESIEQTGELHALPGNAEPLDMQAITWCFAVDYIEGEDHTIDKPKDYEYWKNYKADFWPDKNLSWQILVPHTLQPRESVLFPHEDKLSLWEYRRIVDKNNFEPGTFQSDITLVNWPQNDYWIGPIFELSAEEVEKHLDNAKQLSLSLLYWLQTEAPRPDGKTGYPGLRLRKDIVGTEDGLAMQPYIRESRRIKAEFTILEQHIGEEMRQGKTAEEFKDSVGIGCYRIDLHPSTGGRSYVDISSLPFQIPLGSLIPIRMNNLLAACKNIGTTHITNGCYRLHPVEWNIGEASGYTAAFCLEKNITPRELRNNETYLKDFQALLIKQGIEIEWPALHPV is encoded by the coding sequence ATGCTTAAAACTCTTTACTCAGATGTGGTTATTATTGGCGGAAGTCTTGGGGGAGTCTCTGCTGCTCTTGCTGCTGCAAAATCAGGTAAAAGCGTTATCATGACAGAAGATACTCACTGGATTGGTGGTCAGCTTACCAATCAGGCAGTGCCACCGGACGAGCACCCTTGGATTGAGCAGTTTGGCTGCACAGCCAGCTATAGAAATTTTAGAAATAAAATAAGAGATTATTACAAAACCAACTACCCTGTAACTGAGAAAGCTAGAAACAATATTCATTTAAACCCAGGAAATGCTTGGGTAGGAAAGGTATGTCATGAGCCAAAGGCAGCTTTAAGCGTATTAAATAATTTGCTTGCTCCTTATATAAGCGCAGGAAAGGTAACAATACTCACTAGTTGCAAAGCTGTTTCAGTTGAAACCCTTAAAGATAAAATAATTTCAGTAACTATAAGAAATTTTGACAGCCTGGAAGAATATTTGCTTGTTGCTCCTTACTTTTTAGATGCAACAGAATGTGGAGATTTGCTTCCTCTATCAGGGACAGAATATATTACAGGCTCTGAATCTATAGAGCAAACTGGAGAGCTTCATGCACTGCCTGGTAATGCAGAACCTCTTGATATGCAAGCTATAACTTGGTGCTTTGCCGTGGATTATATAGAGGGAGAAGACCATACAATAGATAAGCCAAAAGACTATGAATACTGGAAAAATTATAAGGCTGATTTTTGGCCTGATAAAAATTTAAGCTGGCAAATTCTTGTTCCTCATACTTTGCAGCCTAGAGAATCTGTATTGTTTCCTCATGAGGATAAATTATCCTTGTGGGAATATAGAAGAATTGTAGATAAAAACAATTTTGAGCCTGGAACCTTTCAAAGCGATATAACATTAGTTAACTGGCCGCAAAATGACTATTGGATTGGACCTATTTTTGAACTAAGTGCTGAAGAAGTAGAAAAACATCTTGATAATGCAAAACAGTTAAGCCTTTCATTGCTTTATTGGCTGCAAACAGAGGCTCCAAGGCCTGATGGAAAAACAGGATATCCTGGTCTTAGATTAAGGAAAGATATTGTCGGTACAGAAGATGGTCTTGCAATGCAGCCCTACATACGTGAATCAAGACGTATCAAAGCTGAATTTACAATACTTGAACAGCATATAGGGGAAGAAATGAGACAGGGAAAAACTGCTGAGGAGTTTAAAGATAGTGTAGGAATTGGGTGCTACAGAATAGATCTTCATCCTAGCACTGGTGGAAGATCTTATGTAGATATTTCCTCACTTCCATTTCAGATACCATTAGGCAGTCTTATTCCTATTAGAATGAACAATCTTTTGGCTGCCTGCAAAAATATTGGAACTACACATATAACAAATGGATGTTATAGGCTTCATCCAGTAGAATGGAACATTGGAGAAGCTTCTGGTTATACCGCTGCCTTCTGTCTTGAAAAGAATATAACTCCTCGTGAACTAAGAAATAATGAAACCTACTTGAAGGACTTTCAAGCTCTTCTCATTAAACAAGGTATAGAAATTGAGTGGCCTGCCCTACATCCAGTTTAA
- a CDS encoding ROK family protein: protein MKNIACFDVGGTFIKLAIINSNGEILYKNKFSTPLINCRKTIPEAIISQTKELLKEYEIDSLGISTAGVVDSDKGEIISASGNLPGYTGAKLSEVISKELNINVYVENDVNSAALGEMWKGAAIGSDTFLCLTLGTGVGGAIVINNKIYKGIGSGAGELGHMILVENGEDCNCGSFGCYERYASTSAFIRMYLRGADSQGLKVENITGEEIMDKVFAKEELACKVYDEFLNHVVNGLVSLTHILDPGLIVIGGGISAQGDAFFKEINNRFQTKVMKAYASHTKIVQAKLNNDAGIYGACYIALKNQKQEVKINA, encoded by the coding sequence ATGAAGAATATTGCTTGTTTTGACGTAGGAGGTACCTTTATAAAGCTTGCAATTATCAATTCTAATGGAGAAATTCTTTATAAAAATAAATTTTCAACTCCTTTGATAAACTGCAGAAAAACTATTCCTGAAGCTATAATTTCTCAAACTAAAGAACTTTTGAAAGAGTATGAGATTGATTCCTTAGGAATAAGTACAGCAGGTGTGGTAGACAGTGATAAAGGAGAAATAATTTCAGCCTCGGGAAATCTGCCTGGCTATACAGGAGCTAAACTATCAGAGGTTATATCCAAAGAGCTAAATATCAATGTGTATGTTGAAAACGATGTAAACTCCGCTGCTCTTGGAGAGATGTGGAAGGGAGCTGCAATAGGAAGTGATACCTTTCTTTGTTTAACCCTAGGAACAGGAGTTGGGGGTGCTATTGTTATAAACAACAAGATTTATAAAGGTATAGGTTCTGGCGCTGGAGAACTTGGACATATGATTCTTGTAGAAAATGGAGAAGATTGCAACTGTGGATCCTTTGGATGCTACGAGAGATACGCCTCTACCTCAGCTTTTATAAGAATGTATCTAAGAGGAGCTGATTCTCAAGGCCTCAAAGTAGAAAATATAACCGGTGAAGAAATAATGGATAAGGTATTTGCAAAAGAAGAACTAGCCTGTAAGGTTTATGATGAATTTTTAAATCATGTTGTCAATGGCTTAGTTAGCCTTACCCATATTCTTGACCCTGGCTTAATCGTTATAGGCGGCGGCATATCTGCTCAAGGCGATGCCTTTTTTAAAGAGATAAATAATAGGTTTCAAACAAAAGTTATGAAAGCCTATGCTTCTCATACCAAAATTGTACAAGCTAAGCTTAACAATGATGCTGGAATTTATGGTGCTTGCTATATAGCTTTAAAAAACCAAAAACAGGAGGTAAAAATAAATGCTTAA
- a CDS encoding Gfo/Idh/MocA family protein: protein MKKSVFRIGILGSDSSHAEVFSKLINNPLPENGGLLFKDCKVTAIYGHDEQRTKEVAQRSQIEFIAEKAEELLDKVDAIMVVFRDGNLHAQYALPFIKIGIPTWIDKPFTVKDEDAEEIVMAAKRYNTLVTGGSTCKYAEKILRAKDIVKSNNLGRIEAASISFNAGFNDPYGGIYFYGAHLVEMALEVFGYNPKAVSSSISSDGMISVLKYEDYEVSLNFIEKLDKGTLNIYGEKQNITYEIDISKVYMEGLQRFVEMLRTRKAPFKLDNMLKVVRVFNAIVKSLEVKSEIIIRAVE from the coding sequence ATGAAAAAAAGTGTTTTTAGAATAGGAATCCTAGGTTCCGACAGCTCCCATGCTGAAGTTTTTTCAAAGCTAATAAATAACCCTCTGCCTGAAAATGGGGGATTATTATTCAAGGACTGCAAGGTAACAGCTATCTATGGTCATGATGAACAGAGGACAAAAGAAGTGGCACAAAGGTCGCAAATTGAATTTATAGCTGAAAAAGCTGAGGAGCTATTAGATAAAGTTGACGCTATTATGGTTGTGTTTAGAGATGGAAATCTTCATGCACAGTATGCTCTTCCCTTTATAAAGATAGGAATACCTACTTGGATAGATAAACCTTTTACTGTAAAGGATGAGGATGCAGAAGAAATAGTAATGGCAGCAAAGAGATATAATACCTTAGTAACAGGTGGTTCAACCTGCAAATATGCAGAAAAAATTCTAAGGGCTAAGGATATAGTTAAAAGCAATAATCTTGGAAGAATCGAAGCAGCTTCAATAAGCTTTAATGCAGGCTTTAACGATCCCTATGGCGGAATTTATTTTTATGGAGCTCATCTTGTAGAAATGGCTCTTGAAGTTTTCGGTTATAATCCTAAGGCTGTTAGTTCTAGTATAAGCTCCGATGGTATGATTTCTGTGTTAAAGTATGAAGATTATGAAGTAAGTCTAAATTTTATAGAGAAATTAGATAAGGGTACTTTAAACATTTATGGAGAAAAACAGAATATAACTTATGAAATAGATATATCAAAGGTATATATGGAAGGACTTCAACGATTTGTTGAAATGCTTAGAACAAGGAAGGCACCTTTTAAGCTTGATAATATGCTTAAGGTGGTTAGGGTATTTAATGCTATAGTAAAATCCCTCGAAGTTAAAAGTGAAATAATTATTAGGGCGGTGGAATGA
- a CDS encoding GNAT family N-acetyltransferase, which produces MEGPRACKKEELDKVIELINKVFRAPYGYDNTMGEEFKLMLSEGNLDNMRVIFEGGTPAANVNYYKSTILIEGIPINAASIGAVCTDDNSRGKGYASLLMDDCERIMKEENIRLMLVSGARSLYLRRGCTVSGKCFKFIIKPLKEREEHIQLVEYDDGLLEAMTKIYSRESTRYYRTLKEFKGLLEGATTDWAYFTFKTYLVKDYEDYCAYIVLRIADNEAGRWGYIKEAAGDRKLVYKALKEAMRINSLEYIQYQCTFNDGAVTVLSDSNIEVSHCDILGTIKILDFKGLMTDLMNYFKQHVSSEITDNLAFAEKEGKYIITIKDEKLEINNIQTITKIIFGNRESFEDSYSNKPLIKEFIKNVFPLPFVWPGNLNYQ; this is translated from the coding sequence ATGGAAGGACCAAGAGCCTGTAAAAAAGAAGAGCTGGATAAGGTAATAGAACTTATTAATAAAGTTTTTAGAGCTCCTTATGGATATGACAATACCATGGGAGAAGAGTTTAAGCTTATGTTGAGTGAAGGCAATCTTGACAATATGAGAGTGATTTTTGAAGGTGGAACTCCAGCAGCAAATGTAAACTATTATAAAAGTACAATTTTAATAGAAGGGATTCCGATAAATGCTGCATCAATTGGCGCGGTTTGCACTGATGACAATAGCAGAGGAAAAGGATATGCATCTCTATTGATGGATGACTGCGAAAGAATTATGAAGGAAGAAAACATTAGATTAATGCTTGTGTCTGGAGCAAGAAGCTTGTATTTAAGAAGAGGATGTACTGTTTCAGGTAAGTGTTTTAAATTTATTATAAAGCCTTTAAAAGAAAGAGAAGAGCATATCCAGCTTGTAGAGTATGATGATGGTTTGCTAGAAGCAATGACTAAGATATACAGCAGGGAAAGTACAAGGTACTATAGGACCCTTAAAGAATTTAAAGGACTTCTTGAAGGAGCTACCACAGATTGGGCTTACTTTACCTTCAAAACCTATTTGGTTAAAGATTATGAAGATTACTGCGCATACATTGTTTTAAGAATTGCTGATAATGAAGCAGGCAGATGGGGTTATATAAAAGAAGCTGCAGGAGATAGAAAGCTTGTTTACAAGGCCTTAAAGGAAGCAATGAGAATAAATTCATTAGAATATATACAATATCAATGTACTTTTAATGACGGGGCTGTAACAGTATTAAGTGATTCTAATATCGAAGTTAGTCATTGCGATATTCTTGGAACTATAAAAATATTGGACTTCAAAGGCTTAATGACAGATTTAATGAATTATTTTAAACAACATGTAAGCAGCGAAATTACAGATAATTTAGCTTTTGCTGAAAAAGAGGGAAAATATATAATAACTATAAAAGATGAAAAGCTTGAAATAAATAATATACAGACAATAACAAAAATTATATTTGGAAACAGAGAAAGCTTTGAGGATTCTTATAGCAATAAGCCTTTAATTAAAGAATTTATAAAAAACGTGTTTCCGCTGCCTTTTGTATGGCCCGGAAATTTGAATTACCAATAA
- a CDS encoding beta-N-acetylhexosaminidase: MYLLPVPKTIINKEESFFIDNYCEIVLNARCSSNDFEAAVLLKEEIKKSTGIVLNINKAFMEKHEGCILIKKQTGESESYEINIDEHGIEVIGADDAGLFYGIQTLRQIIRQSGIKVPAITIKDSPYFKNRGFYHDVTRGKVPTLETLKELVDRLAFYKINHLQLYIEHSFAFKNLSEVWVDKDPLTAEEILELDQYCIKRHVELIPSLSTFGHLYEVLTAKSFAHLSELQVDTDSSHSWIDRMNHHTLNVSNEESLKLVQSMLEEFVPLFTSKKFNICCDETFDLGKGKNAELAKKVGEGRLYTDFLTKVISSVKRYDKEVMFWGDIILKHPELLSEIPKDVTCLNWGYHASVTEDNTRTIAESGVPQYVCPAVTGWNRLMNEMDNASVNIRKMVEYGRNYNAVGVLNTDWGDYGHVNLFGNSMPGMIFGASLSWNPDGEKDIEKADKAISVLEFGERAENLMNTLRELSRQQPFHWSYLTFWKEKDIVDKDFINPWLEVVRNIDHNKASEAYYKALEIEKELLRLAAIIPEHRKLDMKEFIVSARGIALTQAAFLPIKKYSFGFEKVEPVLEPAKLASLIEYWLADYCSVWRERNKESELIRIKESFIYISNFLRTIE, encoded by the coding sequence ATGTATTTATTGCCGGTTCCTAAGACAATTATCAATAAGGAGGAAAGCTTTTTTATTGATAACTATTGCGAGATTGTTTTAAATGCAAGGTGTAGCTCAAATGATTTTGAGGCTGCTGTACTTCTTAAAGAAGAAATTAAAAAATCAACAGGTATTGTACTGAATATTAACAAAGCTTTTATGGAAAAACATGAAGGCTGTATACTTATTAAAAAGCAGACGGGAGAAAGTGAAAGCTATGAGATAAATATTGACGAGCATGGAATAGAAGTCATTGGTGCTGATGATGCCGGGCTTTTTTATGGAATACAAACACTTCGTCAAATCATAAGACAAAGCGGTATTAAGGTTCCCGCCATTACAATAAAGGACAGCCCTTATTTTAAGAATAGAGGCTTTTACCACGATGTTACAAGAGGAAAGGTACCAACCCTTGAAACCTTAAAGGAGCTTGTGGATAGATTAGCTTTCTACAAAATTAATCATCTTCAGCTTTATATAGAGCATAGCTTTGCCTTTAAGAATTTAAGCGAAGTATGGGTAGACAAAGATCCGCTAACTGCTGAAGAAATATTAGAATTAGATCAGTACTGTATAAAAAGACATGTAGAGCTCATACCTTCTCTTTCAACCTTTGGACATTTGTATGAAGTTCTTACAGCTAAATCCTTTGCTCATTTGTCAGAACTTCAGGTTGATACTGATTCGTCCCACTCTTGGATTGACAGAATGAATCATCATACTTTAAATGTTTCTAATGAAGAAAGCTTAAAGTTAGTACAAAGCATGCTGGAAGAATTTGTCCCATTGTTCACTTCAAAGAAATTCAATATATGCTGCGATGAAACTTTTGATCTTGGAAAAGGTAAAAATGCTGAATTAGCTAAAAAAGTCGGCGAAGGAAGACTTTATACTGACTTTCTAACGAAAGTGATAAGCTCTGTTAAAAGATATGATAAAGAGGTAATGTTCTGGGGAGATATAATATTAAAGCATCCAGAATTATTATCGGAAATACCTAAGGATGTAACCTGCCTAAACTGGGGTTATCATGCTTCTGTAACTGAGGATAATACAAGAACTATAGCAGAATCTGGAGTTCCTCAGTATGTTTGTCCTGCAGTTACTGGCTGGAATAGATTAATGAATGAAATGGACAACGCTTCTGTTAATATTAGAAAAATGGTGGAGTATGGAAGGAATTACAATGCTGTAGGAGTTCTAAATACAGACTGGGGTGACTATGGGCATGTTAATTTATTTGGAAATTCCATGCCTGGTATGATTTTTGGAGCTTCACTTTCCTGGAATCCGGATGGAGAGAAGGATATTGAAAAGGCTGACAAGGCTATTTCTGTATTAGAGTTTGGAGAAAGAGCAGAAAACTTGATGAACACTCTAAGAGAGCTATCAAGACAGCAACCTTTCCATTGGTCTTATTTAACCTTCTGGAAAGAAAAAGATATAGTTGATAAGGATTTTATAAATCCTTGGTTAGAAGTGGTAAGAAATATAGATCATAACAAGGCAAGTGAAGCTTATTATAAGGCTCTTGAAATTGAAAAGGAGCTGTTAAGACTTGCTGCAATAATACCAGAACATAGAAAATTAGATATGAAGGAATTTATAGTATCCGCCAGAGGTATAGCTCTTACACAGGCAGCATTTTTGCCAATAAAGAAATATAGCTTTGGTTTTGAAAAGGTAGAGCCCGTACTAGAGCCGGCAAAGTTAGCTTCATTAATTGAATACTGGCTGGCTGATTACTGCAGTGTATGGAGAGAAAGAAACAAGGAAAGCGAACTTATAAGAATAAAGGAGAGTTTCATTTATATAAGTAATTTTTTAAGAACAATTGAATAA
- a CDS encoding ABC transporter permease → MQETSKKTQSNQSLKTKSKVWIDFKKDWQLHLLLIPGLLCLVLFKYTPMYGLIIAFQDFNIFSGISGSDWVGLANFKKLFTSLEFLNVLRNTLLISIYKIVFLFPIPIVLAVLLNEIKSIVFKKSVQTVIYLPHFISWVIVSGLFMNILSINGGIVNSIITRLGGDAIPFFMESKLFRGLLVSTEGWKEVGWGTIVYLAAITGIEQEQYEAARIDGANKFQQIMSITIPGIAPTVVLMFILRLGSLLEAGTEQIIAMYNPVVYNVSDVIGTYVYRVGLGTSDYSFSTAVGLFNSVVAFVLVVGGNYLCKKFLGRSIW, encoded by the coding sequence ATGCAGGAAACATCAAAAAAAACACAGTCGAACCAATCTTTAAAAACTAAAAGCAAAGTATGGATTGACTTCAAAAAAGATTGGCAGTTGCATTTATTACTTATACCAGGGCTGCTATGTTTAGTCCTCTTTAAGTATACGCCTATGTATGGACTTATAATAGCTTTTCAAGATTTTAATATCTTCTCAGGTATATCAGGAAGTGATTGGGTTGGGCTTGCAAATTTTAAAAAGTTATTTACATCGCTTGAGTTCCTTAATGTATTGAGAAATACGCTACTTATTAGCATTTATAAGATAGTGTTCCTTTTCCCAATACCAATAGTTTTGGCAGTACTATTAAATGAAATAAAAAGTATTGTTTTCAAAAAATCTGTACAAACTGTTATATACTTGCCGCACTTTATATCCTGGGTTATTGTAAGCGGGCTATTTATGAATATTCTTTCTATTAATGGAGGCATTGTAAATAGTATTATAACTAGACTAGGTGGAGACGCTATTCCTTTCTTCATGGAATCTAAGCTATTTAGAGGACTTCTTGTTAGTACAGAAGGGTGGAAGGAAGTAGGCTGGGGTACAATTGTATATCTTGCTGCAATAACTGGCATAGAGCAAGAACAGTACGAGGCCGCAAGAATTGACGGTGCAAACAAGTTTCAGCAAATAATGAGTATTACTATACCAGGTATCGCACCAACAGTTGTGCTTATGTTTATTTTAAGATTAGGCTCACTGCTTGAAGCAGGAACAGAGCAGATAATAGCTATGTATAATCCAGTTGTTTACAATGTATCAGACGTAATAGGAACTTATGTGTATAGAGTCGGGCTTGGAACCTCCGATTATAGTTTTTCAACAGCAGTAGGTTTATTCAACTCAGTAGTTGCTTTTGTACTAGTTGTTGGCGGAAACTACCTTTGCAAGAAGTTCTTAGGAAGAAGCATATGGTAA
- a CDS encoding carbohydrate ABC transporter permease, translating to MRIKESKGERIFNVINYILFTVFGFLTLFPFVNLIAKSFSSEAAVVSGMVTLLPIDFQTGTYKFVLGNKQFMNSFIVTIVITALGTLFGIIMTVITAYPLSKPRLRGRKIYLLIFIFTMLFNGGLIPTYLVMQKIKLVNKIWVLILPAMVNVFNMLIMKNYFESLPESIEESAKIDGASDFTILFRVILPLSMPVLATITLFFAVAHWNSYFNAMMYITNPKLKPLQLYLKELVTSTMDVLKQGGFNPDIESQLNVVPEAVQAASIVTATVPILCVYPFLQKYFVKGVLIGSVKG from the coding sequence TTGAGGATTAAAGAGTCAAAAGGAGAAAGAATATTTAATGTTATAAATTATATTTTGTTTACGGTTTTTGGATTTCTAACCTTGTTTCCATTTGTAAATCTTATAGCAAAATCTTTTAGCAGCGAAGCTGCTGTAGTTTCAGGAATGGTAACACTGCTGCCTATAGATTTTCAAACAGGAACCTATAAGTTTGTGCTTGGCAATAAGCAGTTTATGAATTCCTTTATAGTTACTATAGTAATTACAGCTTTAGGAACATTATTTGGGATTATTATGACAGTAATTACTGCATATCCCTTATCAAAACCTCGATTGAGAGGAAGAAAAATATACCTTTTAATATTTATATTTACTATGTTGTTTAACGGAGGATTAATACCTACTTATTTGGTAATGCAAAAGATTAAGCTTGTAAATAAAATATGGGTTCTTATACTACCAGCAATGGTAAATGTATTCAATATGCTAATAATGAAAAATTATTTTGAAAGCTTGCCGGAGAGTATAGAAGAATCTGCTAAGATAGATGGAGCTTCAGATTTTACAATATTATTTAGAGTAATACTTCCGCTATCTATGCCAGTACTAGCGACCATAACGTTATTCTTTGCAGTAGCACACTGGAACAGCTATTTTAATGCAATGATGTATATAACTAATCCAAAGTTAAAACCTCTTCAGCTTTATCTTAAAGAATTAGTTACTTCTACAATGGATGTTTTAAAGCAGGGAGGCTTCAATCCAGACATAGAAAGCCAACTAAATGTTGTCCCGGAAGCTGTGCAGGCTGCATCTATAGTTACAGCTACAGTCCCAATACTATGTGTATATCCTTTCCTGCAAAAATACTTTGTTAAAGGAGTATTAATAGGCTCTGTGAAAGGTTAA
- a CDS encoding response regulator yields the protein MVKAIIVDDEQMTRKGLLNYVDWSSAGIEVVGEATDGLEGIELARSTNPDIAICDVRMPKMDGIKLAEHLKELLPNCKIIFLSGYSDKEYLKSAIQIKAVDYVEKPVNLKEFQELLKRTAESCREDKKKLAYLQRGLIDHLIKDEVIDLDRVNDGLKHIRVQLPLDGKYFCVIFTLSNYQYEHCILQKISLEFDKENIKYIAGIELGEIIVIGSAPEDGTIEAIKILCSKIVNDIKGNNKTDMAAGIGDFVEGISNIGKAYKQAKEAVKSINKKMKIPVAVFDLNKDRAIIRSIERYIENNYKNNIGVNSIAESVYLTPQYLCILYKKETGRTVNDYLTEVRMEAARELLKDLTLKLYEVADKVGFNDPNYFAKVFKKTFGYKPSEYRDKN from the coding sequence ATGGTTAAGGCCATTATAGTAGATGACGAGCAAATGACTCGAAAAGGATTACTAAACTATGTTGACTGGAGCAGTGCAGGCATCGAGGTAGTGGGAGAGGCTACTGATGGATTAGAGGGGATTGAATTAGCCAGAAGTACTAATCCTGATATAGCTATATGCGATGTAAGGATGCCTAAGATGGACGGCATTAAGCTTGCAGAGCATTTAAAAGAACTTCTACCAAATTGCAAGATCATATTTTTAAGCGGCTATTCAGATAAAGAGTATTTAAAATCTGCAATTCAAATAAAAGCTGTAGATTATGTAGAAAAGCCAGTAAACCTTAAAGAGTTTCAAGAACTTTTAAAAAGGACTGCTGAAAGCTGTAGAGAGGATAAAAAAAAGCTAGCATATTTACAAAGAGGACTGATTGATCATCTTATTAAGGATGAAGTGATTGACTTAGACAGAGTAAATGATGGTTTAAAGCATATAAGAGTGCAGCTGCCTCTCGATGGAAAGTATTTCTGTGTAATTTTTACACTGTCAAACTATCAGTATGAACATTGTATATTACAAAAAATAAGCTTAGAGTTTGATAAGGAAAATATAAAATATATAGCTGGTATAGAACTGGGAGAAATTATAGTTATAGGCTCAGCTCCCGAAGATGGAACAATAGAAGCAATAAAAATACTATGTTCTAAAATAGTAAATGATATTAAGGGAAACAATAAAACGGATATGGCAGCAGGAATAGGCGATTTCGTGGAAGGAATCTCTAATATAGGTAAAGCCTATAAGCAGGCTAAGGAAGCTGTAAAATCGATAAATAAAAAAATGAAAATTCCTGTTGCTGTTTTTGATTTAAATAAGGATAGGGCAATTATAAGAAGCATTGAAAGATATATTGAGAATAATTATAAAAACAATATAGGTGTGAATTCCATCGCCGAATCTGTATATTTAACCCCACAGTATTTATGTATTTTATATAAAAAAGAAACTGGTAGAACCGTAAATGATTACTTAACTGAGGTAAGGATGGAGGCTGCAAGGGAACTTCTTAAGGACCTAACATTAAAACTATATGAGGTAGCTGACAAAGTTGGCTTTAATGATCCAAACTATTTTGCAAAGGTATTTAAAAAGACCTTTGGTTATAAACCATCAGAATACAGGGATAAAAATTAG